In one Silene latifolia isolate original U9 population chromosome 10, ASM4854445v1, whole genome shotgun sequence genomic region, the following are encoded:
- the LOC141607005 gene encoding uncharacterized protein LOC141607005, producing MQKITVTLSLHSIDYPDNETDHTALLAIKSKLLDPSNKVLSSWNGSIHHCSWEGVTCGRKHNRVIGLDLSSRSLGGTISPFIGNLSFLTVIELYNNSLSGNIPAQLGHLIRLQVLTLRNNTLVGEIPSNISNCVNLRLISLGNNKLEGKLPVGLRALSMLTILIVEDNNLTGPLFDIIQNLTSLVSIFAHDNSFTGTIPNNIGRMRKLTNIEVGENELSGTLPLSLFNLSFLQEIEFNDNQLYGELPADIGFTIPHLKRLSLPGNNFSGSIPITIQNLTTLEVIAFGGNSFRGRVPYNFGNFRNLNVLSVAHNYLEGDISFIDTLFNCSQLSVLDLGSNHFSGILPKSVANLSTSLQWITISEAQISGKIPEGITNLNNLQRLVLSNCNLSGSLPQDIGKLYKLGLLDLSSNKFEGGIPNSFANLSLLEGLYLNDNILEGSIPAQLGNCQSLLNLNLAYNELNGALSNELFEGSASFVGVDLSENHLEGSLPLELGKQSNLEILRLSNNKFSSVIPDSLGDCPDLQYLYMDGNSYSGNIPSSFASLASLREIDFSRNNLSGPIPAFFSKFPKLYYLNLSYNDFEGMVPTNSVFANASEVFVAGNNKVCGGIKQLKLPKCSENQTRERNRLIIPIISALVGVVFMAVGAVGLYMACIRKKKTPRSSGSSMMGNVTIKVSYDMLLKATAGFSSENLLGTGSFGSVFMGILNGETVAVKVLNMQHRGASKSFIAECNTLRNIRHRNLVGIITACSSIDFQRNDFKALIYEFMPNGSLDQWLHGVDRNMNLAQRVDVAIDVAHALSYLHHECETPIVHCDLKPSNILLDNDMVAHVGDFGLARFLTQPQHPNQSSTTAIKGTIGYAAPGNNRVIPNYN from the coding sequence ATGCAAAAGATTACAGTAACCTTATCACTGCATAGTATTGACTACCCAGACAACGAGACCGACCACACTGCGTTGCTGGCCATCAAGAGCAAACTATTGGATCCTTCCAACAAGGTTTTAAGTTCATGGAATGGTTCTATTCACCACTGTTCTTGGGAGGGGGTTACATGTGGGCGTAAACATAACAGAGTGATTGGATTAGATTTGAGTTCTAGAAGTTTGGGAGGAACAATATCTCCGTTCATAGGCAACCTGAGCTTCCTTACAGTTATTGAGCTTTACAATAATAGTCTATCTGGCAATATTCCCGCGCAATTAGGTCATCTAATCAGGCTTCAGGTATTAACCTTACGTAACAACACACTTGTAGGCGAAATTCCATCCAACATATCTAATTGCGTTAACCTCAGGCTTATTTCCCTTGGCAACAACAAGCTAGAGGGAAAACTTCCGGTAGGATTAAGGGCATTGTCAATGCTAACAATATTAATTGTGGAGGATAACAATCTTACGGGTCCTCTTTTTGATATCATACAAAACCTTACTTCTTTAGTATCTATATTTGCTCATGACAACTCATTTACAGGAACCATCCCGAACAACATTGGTAGGATGCGAAAACTAACTAACATTGAGGTTGGAGAAAATGAACTCTCAGGCACACTTCCCCTGTCCCTTTTCAATCTCTCCTTTCTTCAagaaattgaatttaatgacaaccAACTATATGGAGAACTTCCTGCAGATATTGGCTTCACTATTCCTCATCTGAAACGGTTGTCCCTCCCGGGAAACAACTTCTCAGGATCTATTCCAATCACGATACAAAATCTCACAACACTAGAGGTTATTGCATTTGGTGGCAATAGTTTTAGAGGGAGGGTTCCTTATAATTTTGGGAATTTTCGTAACCTAAATGTTTTATCTGTTGCCCATAACTATCTAGAGGGTGATATCAGCTTTATAGATACACTATTTAACTGTAGCCAATTAAGTGTCCTAGATTTGGGGTCAAATCACTTTTCTGGAATATTACCCAAATCTGTTGCCAATCTCTCCACCTCTTTACAATGGATCACTATCAGTGAGGCTCAGATAAGCGGGAAAATCCCTGAAGGTATTACCAATCTCAACAATCTTCAGCGCTTAGTTTTGTCTAACTGCAATTTATCGGGATCTCTTCCTCAGGATATCGGTAAGCTTTACAAATTAGGACTGCTTGATTTGAGCTCCAACAAATTTGAAGGCGGAATTCCCAATTCCTTTGCCAATTTGTCACTCTTGGAAGGGCTCTATTTAAATGATAATATATTGGAAGGGAGTATACCTGCACAACTTGGAAATTGCCAAAGCTTGTTGAACCTGAATTTAGCATACAATGAACTCAATGGAGCCTTGAGCAATGAGCTATTTGAAGGATCTGCTTCATTTGTAGGAGTAGATTTGTCTGAAAATCATTTGGAAGGCTCCCTCCCTTTGGAATTGGGTAAGCAAAGTAACTTGGAAATCTTACGTCTATCTAACAATAAGTTTTCAAGTGTCATTCCAGATAGTCTTGGCGACTGTCCTGATCTTCAATATCTGTACATGGATGGAAATTCCTACAGTGGAAATATTCCTTCATCCTTCGCTTCTTTGGCTAGCCTCAGAGAAATTGACTTTTCTCGAAACAATTTATCTGGCCCCATTCCAGCCTTCTTCTCTAAATTTCCCAAGTTATATTACCTTAACTTATCTTACAACGACTTTGAGGGAATGGTTCCAACGAATTCAGTATTTGCCAATGCAAGTGAGGTCTTTGTTGCTGGCAATAACAAGGTTTGTGGAGGAATTAAACAGTTGAAATTACCCAAGTGTAGTGAGAATCAAACCAGGGAAAGGAATAGGTTGATAATTCCCATTATCAGTGCACTTGTTGGGGTGGTGTTCATGGCAGTAGGGGCTGTAGGGTTGTACATGGCATGTATCAGAAAGAAAAAGACACCTCGTTCATCGGGTTCCTCAATGATGGGCAATGTAACAATAAAAGTGTCTTACGACATGCTACTCAAAGCAACGGCTGGTTTTTCTTCAGAGAACCTACTGGGAACAGGTTCTTTTGGATCAGTTTTTATGGGGATTTTGAATGGAGAAACGGTTGCAGTGAAAGTTCTCAACATGCAACACCGTGGTGCATCTAAGAGCTTTATTGCAGAGTGCAACACATTGAGGAATATCCGTCACCGTAATCTGGTAGGCATCATAACAGCTTGCTCGAGTATTGATTTTCAGAGAAATGATTTTAAAGCTCTAATATATGAGTTCATGCCAAACGGAAGTCTAGACCAATGGCTGCATGGAGTGGATAGAaacatgaaccttgctcaaaggGTGGATGTAGCGATTGATGTGGCCCATGCACTCAGCTATCTCCACCATGAGTGCGAAACTCCAATTGTGCATTGCGACTTGAAACCAAGCAACATATTGCTCGATAATGACATGGTAGCTCATGTTGGGGATTTTGGATTAGCAAGGTTTCTTACTCAACCTCAACATCCGAATCAAAGTAGTACAACTGCAATCAAGGGCACTATAGGTTATGCTGCTCCAGGTAATAATAGGGTGATTCCTAATTATAATTAG